A region of Ursus arctos isolate Adak ecotype North America unplaced genomic scaffold, UrsArc2.0 scaffold_31, whole genome shotgun sequence DNA encodes the following proteins:
- the PPARD gene encoding peroxisome proliferator-activated receptor delta, which produces MEQPPGEAPEVREEEEKKEVAEAEGAPELNGGPERSLPSSSYTDLSRSSSPPSLLDQLQMGCDGASCGSLNMECRVCGDKASGFHYGVHACEGCKGFFRRTIRMKLEYEKCERTCKIQKKNRNKCQYCRFQKCVALGMSHNAIRFGRMPEAEKRKLVAGLTASEGNQHNPQVADLKAFSKHIYNAYLKNFNMTKKKARGILTGKASHTAPFVIHDIETLWQAEKGLVWKQLVNGLPPYKEISVHVFYRCQCTTVETVRELTEFAKSIPSFSNLFLNDQVTLLKYGVHEAIFAMLASIVNKDGLLVANGTGFVTREFLRSLRKPFSDIIEPKFEFAVKFNALELDDSDLALFIAAIILCGDRPGLINVPQVEAIQDTILRALEFHLQANHPYAQYLFPKLLQKMADLRQLVTEHAQMMQRIKKTETETSLHPLLQEIYKDMY; this is translated from the exons ACCTCTCCCGGAGCTCCTCGCCACCCTCACTGCTGGACCAGTTGCAGATGGGCTGTGACGGGGCCTCGTGTGGCAGCCTCAACATGGAGTGCCGTGTCTGCGGGGACAAGGCATCGGGCTTCCACTATGGTGTTCATGCGTGTGAGGGGTGCAAG ggcTTCTTCCGTCGGACGATCCGCATGAAGCTGGAGTACGAGAAGTGCGAGCGGACCTGCAAGATCCAGAAGAAGAACCGCAACAAGTGCCAGTACTGCCGCTTCCAGAAATGCGTGGCGCTGGGCATGTCGCACAACG CCATCCGCTTTGGCCGGATGCCAGAGGCCGAGAAGAGGAAGCTGGTGGCAGGGCTGACAGCAAGCGAGGGGAATCAGCACAACCCCCAGGTGGCGGACCTGAAGGCCTTCTCCAAGCACATCTACAACGCCTACCTGAAAAACTTCAACATGACCAAAAAGAAGGCTCGGGGCATCCTCACCGGCAAGGCCAGCCACACGGCG CCCTTTGTGATCCACGACATCGAGACACTTTGGCAAGCAGAGAAGGGCCTGGTGTGGAAGCAGCTGGTGAACGGACTGCCCCCCTACAAGGAGATCAGCGTGCACGTCTTCTACCGCTGCCAGTGCACCACGGTCGAGACCGTGCGGGAGCTCACCGAGTTCGCCAAGAGCATCCCCAGCTTCAGCAACCTCTTCCTCAACGACCAGGTGACCCTTCTCAAGTACGGTGTGCACGAGGCCATCTTCGCCATGCTGGCCTCCATCGTCAACAAGGACGGCTTACTGGTGGCCAACGGTACTGGTTTCGTCACCCGGGAGTTCCTGCGGAGCCTCCGGAAGCCCTTCAGTGACATCATCGAGCCCAAGTTTGAGTTTGCGGTCAAGTTCAATGCCCTGGAACTTGATGACAGTGACTTGGCTCTCTTCATTGCGGCCATCATTCTCTGTGGAG ACCGGCCAGGCCTCATAAACGTGCCCCAGGTGGAGGCCATCCAGGACACCATCCTGCGCGCCCTCGAGTTCCACCTGCAGGCCAACCACCCGTACGCCCAGTACCTCTTCCCCAAGCTGCTGCAGAAGATGGCCGACCTGCGGCAGCTGGTCACGGAGCACGCGCAGATGATGCAGCGCATCAAGAAGACCGAGACGGAGACCTCGCTGCACCCCCTGCTCCAGGAGATCTACAAGGACATGTACTGA